A stretch of Corynebacterium timonense DNA encodes these proteins:
- a CDS encoding thiamine phosphate synthase, protein MVNSGLDLRCYFVTGAGPDVVARARAAALGGAGLIQVRSKPISARELYHLGREVATAVREVSPTARVLIDDRVDVALALREYGVAGVHLGHDDLDVRVARDLLGPEAIIGLTTGTVELVRAANELAGYVDYIGAGPFRDTPTKDSGRAPIGLEGYPALVREATMPVVAIGDVTAEDAADLAATGVAGLAIVRGIMNAPDPRSYVRRVVDEFERGRRVLNRTHE, encoded by the coding sequence GTCGTGGCCCGGGCGCGCGCGGCGGCGCTCGGCGGCGCGGGCCTGATCCAGGTCCGCAGCAAACCGATCTCGGCGCGCGAGCTCTACCACCTCGGCCGCGAGGTGGCCACCGCCGTGCGCGAGGTCAGCCCCACCGCGCGCGTGCTTATCGACGACCGCGTCGACGTCGCCCTCGCCCTGCGCGAGTACGGGGTGGCCGGCGTCCACCTCGGCCACGACGACCTCGACGTGCGCGTCGCCCGCGACCTGCTCGGGCCCGAGGCAATCATCGGCCTGACCACCGGCACCGTGGAGCTGGTGCGCGCGGCCAACGAGCTCGCCGGCTACGTCGACTACATCGGCGCGGGGCCGTTTCGGGACACCCCGACGAAGGACTCGGGGCGCGCCCCCATCGGTCTGGAAGGCTACCCCGCCCTCGTGCGCGAGGCGACGATGCCGGTCGTCGCCATCGGCGACGTCACCGCCGAGGATGCCGCCGATCTGGCCGCCACGGGGGTGGCCGGGCTCGCGATCGTGCGCGGCATCATGAACGCCCCTGACCCGCGGTCATACGTTCGCCGCGTCGTTGACGAGTTCGAGCGGGGGCGACGGGTGTTAAATAGAACACATGAATAG